One stretch of Halobacillus litoralis DNA includes these proteins:
- a CDS encoding glycoside hydrolase family 88/105 protein: protein MNKPLHVKKLTTPLEWGKAACDSLMATFGPSELPPDGRWHYHQGVFLESMRQLKEIVGGDEYLNYIKGYVDHNIDKTGNFLWNRKELDAIQAGLLLFELDERYKEKDTRYRVAAKKLRSMFPTLNRTSDGGFWHKDHYPYQMWLDGLYMGGVFAMNYAKAYNEPELLDMVLEQERLMRKHTLDHETGLYHHAWDESKVQSWADSETGKSPEFWGRAIGWYGITYNEILDFLPATHESRVELETALKNLAESLVQYQDEENGLWYQVVDKPERSDNWIETSCSALFIYTIARAIRNGHLDESFKEKAIKGYRGLLERMEFNEEGQFVMPEICIGTGVGDYEHYINRPKTANDLHGVGSFVLCSIEMQHLIPEL from the coding sequence AATTGACAACCCCCCTCGAGTGGGGGAAAGCTGCATGTGATTCTCTTATGGCGACGTTCGGCCCATCGGAGCTTCCTCCGGATGGTAGATGGCACTACCACCAGGGTGTTTTTCTTGAAAGTATGCGACAGCTGAAAGAAATCGTCGGCGGGGATGAATACCTGAATTATATTAAAGGGTATGTCGATCACAATATCGATAAAACAGGAAACTTCCTCTGGAACCGTAAAGAGTTGGATGCCATTCAAGCAGGACTTTTACTATTTGAACTGGATGAAAGATATAAAGAAAAAGACACAAGATACAGAGTTGCTGCCAAGAAATTACGCAGCATGTTCCCGACATTGAACCGCACATCTGATGGTGGTTTTTGGCATAAAGACCACTATCCTTACCAAATGTGGCTGGATGGATTGTATATGGGAGGCGTCTTCGCAATGAACTATGCGAAGGCATATAACGAGCCTGAGCTTCTGGATATGGTGCTTGAGCAGGAGCGGTTGATGAGAAAGCATACGCTGGATCATGAAACCGGACTATATCATCACGCTTGGGATGAAAGTAAAGTCCAATCCTGGGCAGATTCTGAAACAGGGAAATCTCCTGAATTCTGGGGAAGAGCCATAGGTTGGTATGGCATCACATATAACGAAATATTAGACTTTTTACCAGCAACCCATGAATCGAGAGTTGAGCTTGAGACAGCCCTTAAAAATCTTGCAGAAAGCCTTGTTCAGTATCAGGATGAAGAGAACGGTCTTTGGTACCAAGTGGTTGATAAACCTGAACGAAGTGATAACTGGATTGAAACTTCTTGCTCTGCTTTGTTTATTTATACCATTGCCCGAGCGATTCGAAACGGGCATTTAGATGAGAGCTTTAAAGAAAAAGCAATTAAAGGCTATCGGGGTCTTTTGGAAAGAATGGAATTCAACGAGGAAGGACAGTTCGTCATGCCGGAAATTTGTATCGGGACAGGTGTTGGAGACTATGAGCACTACATTAATCGACCGAAAACAGCGAACGATCTTCACGGGGTTGGATCCTTTGTCCTCTGTAGTATCGAAATGCAGCACCTAATCCCTGAGTTGTAA